Proteins from a genomic interval of Musa acuminata AAA Group cultivar baxijiao chromosome BXJ1-9, Cavendish_Baxijiao_AAA, whole genome shotgun sequence:
- the LOC135592673 gene encoding calmodulin-like protein 3 translates to MELTPMPAIFVGIFLICHHLNSRLLRFLPEKLISLLLPFSWHPPTSKDGLSPPATALSSIASFRSPSFGPKASARVMDPSELKRVFQMFDRNGDGRITKTELSDSLENLGIYIPEAELASMIEKIDVNGDGCVDMDEFGALYRSIMDERDEEEDMREAFNVFDQNGDGYISVEELRSVLVSLGVKQGRTAEDCRMMINKVDVDGDGRVDFKEFKQMMKGGGFAALS, encoded by the coding sequence ATGGAGCTAACACCGATGCCAGCTATCTTTGTAGGGATCTTCCTCATCTGTCACCACCTTAATAGCCGTCTCCTTCGTTTCCTCCCTGAGAAGCTGATCTCCCTGCTCTTGCCTTTTTCTTGGCACCCTCCCACGAGCAAGGACGGCTTGTCGCCCCCTGCCACCGCTCTCTCCTCCATCGCCTCCTTCAGATCTCCATCGTTCGGTCCCAAGGCGTCAGCCAGGGTGATGGACCCGTCGGAGTTGAAGCGGGTCTTCCAGATGTTCGACCGCAATGGCGACGGACGCATCACGAAGACAGAGCTCAGCGACTCGCTCGAGAACCTGGGGATATACATCCCCGAGGCGGAGCTGGCGTCGATGATCGAGAAGATCGACGTCAACGGGGACGGGTGCGTGGACATGGACGAGTTCGGGGCGCTCTACCGGAGCATCATGGACGAGcgcgacgaggaggaggacatGCGGGAGGCCTTCAACGTGTTCGACCAGAACGGGGACGGGTACATCTCCGTGGAGGAGCTGCGGTCCGTGCTCGTCTCCCTCGGCGTCAAGCAAGGCAGGACCGCGGAGGACTGCCGGATGATGATCAACAAGGTGGACGTCGACGGCGACGGGAGAGTGGACTTTAAGGAGTTCAAGCAGATGATGAAAGGTGGAGGCTTCGCGGCCCTCAGTTAG